A section of the Flavobacterium sp. CG_23.5 genome encodes:
- the trmB gene encoding tRNA (guanosine(46)-N7)-methyltransferase TrmB: MGSKNKLKRFKENETFTNVFQPTREEVVGDLFPLRGKWNSEFFKNDNPLVLELGCGKGEYSVGLAERYPDKNFVGIDIKGARFWRGAKTAVETGLHNVAFIRTQIELINHIFAENEVDEIWITFPDPQIKYKRTKHRMTNSEFLQLYKKVLKKDGVVNLKTDSEFMHGYTLGLLHGEGHEVLYANHNVYVNEGSPEEVTAFQTFYEKQYLEVNKAITYIRFKIKE, encoded by the coding sequence GTGGGAAGTAAAAATAAATTAAAGAGATTCAAGGAAAACGAAACATTCACTAACGTTTTTCAACCAACGAGGGAAGAAGTAGTAGGAGATTTATTTCCGCTGAGAGGGAAGTGGAATTCTGAATTTTTCAAAAACGATAATCCATTGGTATTGGAATTAGGTTGTGGGAAAGGCGAATATTCAGTGGGTCTTGCCGAAAGATATCCCGATAAAAATTTTGTTGGAATTGATATCAAAGGGGCTCGTTTTTGGCGTGGTGCCAAAACTGCTGTTGAAACGGGACTTCATAATGTGGCTTTTATTCGAACTCAAATCGAATTAATTAATCATATTTTTGCCGAAAATGAAGTGGATGAAATTTGGATTACTTTTCCAGATCCTCAAATAAAATACAAACGTACAAAGCACAGAATGACCAATTCCGAGTTTTTGCAGTTGTATAAAAAAGTACTTAAAAAAGACGGTGTCGTAAACCTTAAAACAGATAGCGAATTTATGCATGGTTATACCCTTGGATTGCTGCATGGTGAGGGACACGAAGTTTTATATGCCAATCATAATGTCTATGTAAATGAAGGAAGTCCTGAGGAAGTAACTGCTTTTCAGACTTTTTACGAAAAACAATATTTGGAAGTAAACAAAGCAATTACGTATATTCGATTCAAAATTAAAGAATAG
- a CDS encoding nuclear transport factor 2 family protein, translating into MKKILAVLIVLTLSACKSMMENQTISKQKINVTVDAWHKAAADAKYDDYFSLMAEDAIFIGTDATENWNKTALQAYAKPHFDKGKAWNFTSLERHIYFDKTGETAWFDELLNTQMKICRGSGVMVRMGNEWKIRQYVLSMTIPNDNSNEVVKIKTPIEEPLIVRLQKK; encoded by the coding sequence ATGAAAAAAATATTGGCTGTTCTTATCGTTTTGACTTTATCCGCTTGCAAAAGCATGATGGAAAACCAAACAATTTCAAAACAAAAAATCAATGTTACAGTAGATGCTTGGCACAAAGCTGCAGCAGATGCTAAGTACGACGATTATTTCAGTTTGATGGCGGAGGATGCTATTTTTATTGGTACCGATGCGACAGAGAACTGGAATAAAACAGCTTTACAAGCATATGCAAAACCGCATTTCGACAAAGGGAAAGCGTGGAATTTCACCTCATTAGAGCGTCATATTTATTTTGACAAGACTGGAGAAACTGCCTGGTTTGACGAGTTGTTAAATACCCAAATGAAAATTTGTCGTGGCTCTGGAGTAATGGTAAGAATGGGTAATGAATGGAAAATAAGACAGTATGTTTTGTCAATGACGATTCCAAATGATAATTCAAATGAGGTGGTGAAAATAAAAACACCAATAGAAGAACCTTTGATTGTAAGGCTTCAGAAGAAATAG
- a CDS encoding Mrp/NBP35 family ATP-binding protein codes for MKLDRKDILKALETITIAGEGKNMVESGAIANVITFGDEVVVDLVLHTPAMHIKKRAEDDIKKTIHDLVSPDAKVKINSKVEVAEKNAGDTANQIKGKAIPGIKNIIAVASGKGGVGKSTVTANLAVTLAKMGFSVGVLDADIYGPSMPIMFDVETEKPISVTVDGKSKMKPVESYEVKILSIGFFTAPSQAVIWRGPMASKALNQMIFDADWGELDFMLIDLPPGTGDIHLSIVQALPITGVVVVSTPQVVALADAKKGVSMFLSDAINVPVLGIIENMAYFTPEELPNNKYYIFGKEGARNLAEDLAVPFLGEVPIVQSIREAGDYGRPAAMQTGSVIETVFEEITRNVVQEVISRNENLPATEAVKITTMAGCSAVNKK; via the coding sequence ATGAAATTAGACAGAAAAGATATTCTTAAAGCTTTAGAAACAATTACTATAGCTGGAGAAGGAAAAAATATGGTGGAGAGTGGAGCGATAGCAAATGTAATCACTTTTGGCGATGAGGTAGTAGTAGATTTGGTGTTACATACACCTGCAATGCACATTAAAAAGCGTGCGGAAGACGATATCAAAAAAACAATCCACGATTTAGTTTCGCCAGATGCCAAGGTTAAAATAAACAGCAAAGTTGAGGTAGCAGAAAAGAATGCTGGGGATACAGCTAATCAAATAAAAGGGAAAGCAATACCTGGAATCAAAAATATCATTGCAGTAGCTTCTGGTAAAGGAGGAGTAGGGAAATCTACTGTTACAGCAAATTTAGCGGTAACGCTTGCTAAAATGGGATTTTCAGTTGGAGTTTTAGATGCCGATATTTACGGGCCATCTATGCCAATCATGTTTGACGTAGAAACCGAAAAACCGATCTCAGTAACGGTTGATGGAAAATCCAAAATGAAACCAGTTGAAAGCTACGAAGTGAAGATTCTGTCTATAGGATTTTTCACGGCACCAAGTCAAGCCGTAATCTGGAGAGGTCCAATGGCTTCTAAAGCTTTGAACCAAATGATTTTTGATGCTGATTGGGGAGAATTGGATTTTATGTTAATCGATTTACCTCCAGGAACAGGAGATATTCATCTCTCAATCGTACAAGCTTTGCCTATAACCGGTGTTGTAGTGGTGAGTACTCCGCAAGTAGTAGCATTAGCTGATGCGAAAAAAGGGGTTTCTATGTTTTTGTCTGATGCGATAAATGTTCCTGTTTTGGGAATTATAGAAAACATGGCGTATTTTACACCAGAAGAATTGCCAAATAACAAATATTACATTTTTGGAAAAGAAGGAGCAAGAAACCTTGCTGAAGATTTAGCCGTTCCATTCCTTGGGGAAGTGCCAATTGTACAATCTATTCGCGAAGCTGGCGATTACGGTCGTCCGGCAGCAATGCAAACAGGTTCAGTAATTGAGACCGTTTTTGAGGAAATCACAAGAAATGTTGTTCAAGAAGTAATAAGCAGAAATGAAAATTTACCTGCAACCGAAGCCGTTAAAATTACAACGATGGCGGGTTGTTCCGCAGTAAATAAAAAATAG
- a CDS encoding LysE family transporter, protein MNLIISLLSGFITAFIGITPPGLLNMTAAKVNLKEGKRSALWFVFGAIVIIFLQAYLAILFARFIDDRPDLVLLLREIGCVVFSCLTVYFLLIAKKPKKIKGKIKKHSKTSRFFLGMLLSALNFFPIPYYVLVSITLSSYNLFSFDTTFIFVFVNGVILGAFLVFYCYITFFQKIQIKADYLMRNMNTIIGSITGLIAVVTLINIIKHYLG, encoded by the coding sequence ATGAATCTAATTATATCTTTGCTTTCCGGTTTTATAACTGCTTTTATAGGGATTACTCCGCCGGGATTGCTCAATATGACAGCGGCCAAAGTAAATCTGAAAGAAGGAAAGAGGAGTGCGTTATGGTTTGTTTTTGGGGCAATTGTTATAATTTTTTTACAAGCGTATCTGGCGATACTTTTTGCCAGATTTATTGATGACCGTCCTGATTTAGTGCTGTTGTTGCGTGAAATTGGTTGTGTTGTTTTCTCATGTTTGACGGTTTATTTTCTTTTGATTGCCAAAAAACCAAAGAAGATTAAAGGAAAAATAAAAAAGCACAGTAAAACTTCTCGATTTTTTTTGGGAATGTTGCTTTCAGCCCTGAATTTTTTTCCTATTCCATATTATGTTTTAGTAAGCATCACGCTATCATCGTATAATCTATTTTCATTCGATACTACTTTTATTTTTGTTTTTGTTAATGGAGTGATTTTGGGGGCTTTTCTAGTATTTTATTGCTACATCACCTTTTTTCAAAAAATACAAATCAAAGCCGACTATCTTATGAGAAATATGAACACCATCATTGGTAGTATAACAGGATTAATTGCGGTCGTGACTTTAATTAATATTATAAAACATTACCTAGGATAG
- a CDS encoding MGMT family protein, whose product MSEDNFFERVYVIARQIPYGKVTSYGAIAKALGTARSARMVGWAMNASHNLDDVPAHRVVNRNGLLTGKLHFDGTNLMQQLLENEGIIVINNQIIDFEKHFWQPEMKF is encoded by the coding sequence ATGTCAGAAGATAATTTTTTCGAAAGAGTATATGTAATCGCCAGACAAATTCCTTACGGCAAAGTCACTTCTTATGGTGCAATTGCGAAGGCTTTGGGAACAGCGCGCTCTGCCAGAATGGTTGGCTGGGCGATGAATGCTTCACATAACTTGGATGATGTTCCAGCGCATCGTGTGGTGAATAGAAACGGTTTACTCACTGGAAAACTCCATTTTGACGGAACGAATCTTATGCAACAATTACTCGAAAACGAAGGAATCATAGTAATTAATAATCAGATTATAGATTTTGAAAAGCATTTTTGGCAACCGGAAATGAAGTTTTAA
- a CDS encoding NifU family protein: protein MTTEELTVEVQKALEEIRPFLNSDGGDITLISIEDGKHVKVRLEGACTSCSVNQMTLRAGVETTIKKFAPQIETVVNIL, encoded by the coding sequence ATGACAACAGAAGAATTAACAGTAGAAGTTCAAAAAGCACTCGAAGAAATTAGACCTTTTTTGAATTCTGATGGCGGTGACATTACATTGATTTCCATCGAAGACGGTAAACATGTAAAAGTGCGTCTCGAAGGAGCGTGTACCAGTTGCAGTGTCAACCAAATGACATTGAGAGCGGGAGTGGAAACCACCATCAAAAAGTTTGCACCGCAAATAGAAACTGTTGTAAATATCCTATAG